The DNA region CTCATGGCGGAAGCGGATATTGGACTCACGGCTGGGGAAGTGCTGCGATTGGTGAACATGCACATCACGCGCCTGCAAAAATCCACGCAGTTTGTCACCGTGTTGTATGGCATCCTGGATTTGAAAACCCGCGAGTTTTCCTACGCCCGCGCAGGACACGAGCCGCCTTTGCTTTTGCATGCCGACGGCAGTGTCGAGCGCATCCCTCACAGCCCGGGCATGGCGCTGGGACTGTGGGAAACCATTGTGCTGGATGAACGCGCCCTCACGCTTCAACCCGGCGATACCCTGCTGCTGTACACCGACGGCATGACCGATTGCCGCAACCCCAAAGGCGAGCCTTTTGGGTTGGAGCGCATCAAAACCGTACTAAGCGGGTACGCAAAAATGAACGCTCAACAGATGTGCGATCATATGCTCGATACGCTTCAAAAATATCAGGATGGCTGTAAACAGGACGATGATGTGACGCTGGTCGCGGTTACGACGCGTGCCGATTAAAAGCGAGACCTCCCAAATCGGGAGGTCTTTTTTATCCGAGTGCTTGTTCCAGATCCGCGATCAAGTCATCCACGTTTTCGATACCGACCGAGAGTCTCACAAGCCCGGGGTCGACCTCCAATGTGGAGCCTTGCGTGGAGAGATGTGTCATCGCCGCGGGGACTTCGATCAGCGACTCGACGCCGCCCAATGATTCAGCCAGTGTAAAAATCTTCGTCGATTCCGCGACCTTGACCGCCGCATCGCGTCCGTCTTTCATGATGAATGAGATCATCCCGCCGCCGTTCTTCATCTGCCGCTTCGCGATCTGGACCTGGGGGTGACTCTCGTGAAACGGATAGATCAGCCTGCTGACATTTTTCTGTTTCTCCAAAAACGCCACGATCTTCCCTGCATTCTCGGCGTGCCTGTCCATGCGGATGGGGAGGGTTTTTATCCCGCGCAACACAAGGAACGAGTCCATCGGTCCCTGCACGCCGCCGATGGCGTTTTGCAGATAGGCGAGTTGTTCGCCAAGCGTTTTATCTTTTCCGATGATCGCGCCGCCGACCACGTCCGAATGACCGCCAAGATATTTCGTCATCGAGTGGACAACCAGATCCGCACCCAACTCGAGCGGACGTTGCAGGTACGGCGTGGCGAAGGTATTGTCCACCACGAGGATCGGTTTGTTCGGATGGCTTTTCACCACTTCCGCTACGGCGCGGATGTCCGTGACGGCGAGCAGTGGGTTAGTGGGAGTCTCCAGCCACACGATGCGGGTTTGCGGAGTCAATGCCTCAGCGAGGTTTTCCGGATCGGTCGTGTCGGCAAATGTAAAGTCCAGACCGAAGCGGCGCAGAATTTTGTCAAACAGACGGAACGTGCCGCCGTAGACGTCATTGCCCGCGACGACATGATCGCCATTCGAGAGCAGGCGCAAAACGGTATCTGTTGCCGCCATACCCGAAGCGAATGCCAAACCCCACTGTCCGCTTTCCAGTTCGGCGAGGCAGTCTTGCAATGCCTTGCGCGTGGGATTCAACGTGCGCGAGTATTCGTAGCCTTGGCGCGGTTTGCCGATGCCGTCCTGCTTGTAAGTGGACGTAAGATAGACGGGCGTCATCACCGCGCCGTTGTTGGGGTCGGGCTCCTGCCCTGCGTGGATGGCGAGCGTTTCAAATTTCATTTAGTCTCCTTTGGCGAGTTTATTTCAAAATCTTACCATCTTTTGCCAGCCATACATCGGTGGCAAAGCGTTCGATAAAACTGCGGTCATGAACCACAGCGAGG from Anaerolineales bacterium includes:
- a CDS encoding cystathionine gamma-synthase; this translates as MKFETLAIHAGQEPDPNNGAVMTPVYLTSTYKQDGIGKPRQGYEYSRTLNPTRKALQDCLAELESGQWGLAFASGMAATDTVLRLLSNGDHVVAGNDVYGGTFRLFDKILRRFGLDFTFADTTDPENLAEALTPQTRIVWLETPTNPLLAVTDIRAVAEVVKSHPNKPILVVDNTFATPYLQRPLELGADLVVHSMTKYLGGHSDVVGGAIIGKDKTLGEQLAYLQNAIGGVQGPMDSFLVLRGIKTLPIRMDRHAENAGKIVAFLEKQKNVSRLIYPFHESHPQVQIAKRQMKNGGGMISFIMKDGRDAAVKVAESTKIFTLAESLGGVESLIEVPAAMTHLSTQGSTLEVDPGLVRLSVGIENVDDLIADLEQALG